TGGATCTCTCAAAGACagaatcaagaagaagtaaGATTCAGAGAACTTAGCAGCAAACACTGTAGTCCAAACCAAATAGGATAGCCACATATCGATACCAGTCAATGGAGCGAACGATGCGGTGAAAGTTTGAGAAGCAACATAACGTCTAGTagatttcttcatataGGAAGTGAACAAACCACCTAGAGGCATAATGGCAAAAAAGAGGACAGTGGCTACAGCCACGAAGAACATAACTGCTGCCACGACATGAGCGGCCTCGGAGTTAACAGTCTCTTTTTCATAGGCAAACACGAAGATAATCGGACCCAAGTTAATTCCAAAGATGGCACATAAGAACCAAAAACGACGAGAAAGATGCTGTGCACCTGCCCATTTCCTTGGAACAAAAGACCACTCACAAATCGTAGCGAAAAGTTGAATCAAACTGGCCAAAGAACCGCCCAGAGCAGCTGAGGCCCATCTGTAAGCGGGCACCGGTTGATTGTTCACCAATTGTTGATAGTCATGTGTATAAAGAGTAGGAGCGTTATAAGCCACATACATCCAGTAGATGGAAGCATGGATGACCCAAATACGGTTGAAGTTAGTAACCAGGTGTAACCAGGAACGAGTTTCTttgaaagtcttgaagaaaacatcaCTCCAGAGAACGTCACCCAATCTCAGGTAACGCTCCTCAACATTCAAGTCAATTAACCTCGTACCGTCTTCAAAGACGATCTTGGCGATACCTTCAGGGTACCAGAAAAGCTGGTTAACATCGTCGTAACCGATAACCTTGTTATGATCTCTTTCACGTTTCACAAAACGACCGTCGGCGATTTCATAAACTTGGTCTCTCAAGAAGCGGTAAAGCGGAGAGATGACCCTGTTTAAGTAATCACCCTCGGGCATAGGTTCCGATCTTTGCTGACACATTGGAGAATCCAAATAATCCAAGGCACATTTGTAGATGAAACAGAGACACTCAGAAGTGAATCTGACCTGGTTTGCTTCACCCCAGCACAGCAAGTACAAGGCAATTTGACGAACCTTCTCAAGTGGAGACATTTGGTTCATCTTTGCCTTCCATCTGAAATCTGCCGCCTCGAGAGAGGTATCACCTTCCAATTGGTTCAGAGTAGCCTCTGTATCTTCGGCGTTACTCTCCTCGATAGCCTTCTTattctttttctttgcttttcTTGCCTTTCTCGACAGCTTACCCAGGCTCATGTTTCTGAAACCAACGGCGTCATCCATGTCTAACTGAGCAGCAAAATACCACTTCTTGTAGTTTGCCGTATCGCCTCCGATGTAATCCGCATGCACAGACAATAGAGCCTGCTCAGGAGCCATTCTCGAAGCTCGAGAGTCCAGTAAAGTCATGAAATGATCAAACATGTTCCTCATAGAGTCTCTCTGGAACCCGAACCGGTTCGTCAAATCGATaaagatatcttcgatCTGCTCAATCGTCACCGGGGACTGGTTGTCTGCAGTCCAGGCAGGATATGGGTCATTGGGCAAGGCCATGGCGATGGCTGCTGGATCGTAACCCTCGCCGCCGTAAATCGGCGTCGAAGCGCCAGACGATCCCGGCTCCCCATAACTCATCTGTGACGGAGTGTACTGGCCATTGCCCGCGTAGCTGTCGTAGCCCGGTGTGCCGGGAGGACCGTAGCTACTGAAATCGGAAAAATTCTCGGGATTCTGGCCCGGTCCACGAGGCTGGTTGTAGAACCCGTCTGCTCCAGCGTAATCCGCCTGGTCGGCGTCGTATGGGTCACCACCCATCATATGTTGATTACCGTATGCGTCACCTGACATGTTGGGATCATAATATGCATCATTAGCGGGATAAACAGGTTGACCGTACTGGTCGTACGCCTGATCCTGACCATCATACCCAGCGGTGTTCTGGTCTCGGTATGGAGGCTGGTTATCGTTGGGATGACCGTTGTAGGACATCTTTTCGATGGGAAAGAAACAGAATGAATTCCTAGCGAGTGTCTGAGAATAGCTTTCTTACGAAACCTCTATATTCGAAATATAATCGTCCAAAAAACACCTGATGCTATTGATCTCccttcctctttctttcttaTACCGTATTATAACCagcaagcagaagatgtAGTGGTTTGTAgggagaagagaagagaagagaaactCGAACTTAGTAACGAGACGCCTTCTTCGACGAGAGTAAGTGGAACGGAAATGAAggaggaaaaaaaaaagtgATTTAAAAGGTGAGTTTTAAGAAACTCTTTTAAAAGAGGTGATAGGCTTATGCAAGGATGAAAAAAAGAACTTGACGAAGTAAATTAAAGTCGACAAGCGATGGTTGCGAGAGCCGGACGGACATAGAAAGAGGTACGTCTGAGTGCCTGGTTGATTCGCTGATCTAGTGTTACAACCAAACTGCAGAGAATTTTCGTGTATCTTTAACCTATCTTAACGGAGAGAACTCGCTGGGCATCAGATCCTTTACGCGTACTGCCGGATCAGACCCCAAGGCGggaaaaattttttttgttCTCTTGAAACCGAGAGAAAGCGGTAAAAAACGATCTTTTCGCCGCACCGTCGGGCGCCCGTGCACCGCACCTGTGATGCCGCGGGTAGCGCGCCGCGTCGGAACGGATCTATAAAAAGAAGCGCGTCGCGTTGGTGGGGCACCGGGCCAAGCCCCGTTTTTCGAGCTATTTTTAGTTTGCCCAAAAGGGAATATACGcgaaaaagaaaaaaatctCTTTTCCCGCGACGCGTCGCAATAGCCGTATCTAGAGATAACGATTTCCAGTTTGCTATATACGTGCACTTTGTACGACTATAGAGGTTGTTGTGCTTGCGAGTCGTAGTCTGCATAGACTTCGTTCCAGTACAATCTAAGAGGCTTGTGTAGCAGACCCAGCGATGTAATTTGGTCCACCTCTTGATCTGTGAGATCAAAGGTAAAGAGGTTCTCCTGTGCATCCTTCACTCTTGCAGGCTTCGACGAAGTCGTGACAGGAATCACGTGGCGCTTGGTAACCCATCTCAGTAGGATAAGAGCTTCGCTCTTGTTGTATTTGGAAGCGAGTTGTTCCAGGTAGTGGTAGAACGGGGCTCCTGCGGCTGTTTTTAGCTCGTCAGATTTTCTCTGTAGAGGCGCCAGAGGCGAATATGCTTCCAGTTggatttgctgctgctggcagaattggaagatgcCCGGAGTCTGATTCTGTAAAAAAGCGTGGAACTCGATCTGGTTCACTTGCGGTTTCACTTTACCCGATTTGAGTATTCTCTGCAGGTCGCTGACGCGGAAGTTGGACACTCCGATATTCTTGGCCTTGCCGCTCTCGTACAGCGCTTCCAATTCGCTCCAGGCGTCCTCCAGGGAGTACCCCTGTCTGCTGATGAAAGGGCAGTGAATCAGGTACAGATCGACGTAGTCGACGCCCATCCTGGCCAGTCCTCTTTCGAAGCTTTCGGAGACGGTTCTCCCGTCGTTGGCCTGCGGAGAGAACTTGTCAGTGATGAAAATCTGGTCCCGGGGCCTGTTGCTCTGTTCCAACGCCTTTCCGACTTCCACGTACGTGTTATAACATTCTGCGGCGTCGATGTGGATGACGCCAGGCAGACTTAGGGCGTatttgatctgctcaatcAACTCCGGTGAGAtaacctcttcttgtccCTGCTTCTTGAACCATGCAGTACCCGTTCCAATGATCCCCACAGCGGGAATCTTGTTCCCGTTATTTAGCGTCACAAACTGCTGATTGGTAGCCATCTCTGTAGCCCTCCTGGATGTGGTTGCTCCCCGCTTGTCTCTTGGGCGCTGCTTTAATACTCAGGGAGCGCTCAAGGGTAATGAAGCTTGCTGATTTAAGAGCGCGCGGCGCTGCTATAAGATACAGAGCTAAGCGTGAGTCATACGCTGAGTAATCAATCGATCTAGTATGTAGCGAGAGCGACGTGTTTGAAACATAACTACAATCTTGAAGCCTTCAATTCGTCTTCGTGTCTTTCCACAAACTCGACGATGTTTTGCACACATTCCCGTGGCTTCTCGGTGTTGACCCAATGACCAGCATCTATGTCTCTGACTTCGAAATTGGGGAAAAAATTGCCTATGTCTGCGAGATACTCGTCTGCAACGTAGTGGGATCTTATGCCTCGGATGAACAGTGAAGGACCAGTAAATCTGTGGACCCACGGGTTAAACTCCCAGTTGGAGATGTTGCCCTTCACGATGGCGTCGTTCAGGATGCCGAGCGGGATTCTGGACTTGAACTTCCACTGGCCTGTCTCCTCGTCCTTGACTCTCTGCAGCACGGTGAGCAAAAACTGTCTGACGACgctcttttcttctacttctttcaaagcttcctCGGCTTGCTTGGCCGTCTGGATGCCAGGGTCGTTGATAATCTGTAGAAGCTTCTTCGTGTATCGTGGGAACGCATTCATCGGCGGCGTAGCCACCGGAGCGTTGTCTATACTGACCAGCATAGAGCAAAGCTCCGGTTTTCTCAACACGACGCTCATGGCAACCTTGGCACCCATGGAATGACCCACGATAATGGGTTTCTTTGCATCCGGGCGGTTCAGGATCTTTTCTGCGATGAATCTTTCCACATCCAGCGCCATCGAAGTATAATCATGCCTGCCAATATGCGGCGATGCTCCATGGTTTCGCAGGTCGGGCAAGTACACATCTCGTTCCAGCAACTCGTTCAACTCGCGGCCAATCGACCGGTTGTTCATCCGATTGCCAAAGAGCCCATGTAGGATGATGATAGACGGCTTCTCCGGAATGAACTGACAAGTGTGGTCCTTCACCAGATCGTACGCCAATTCCACCGAAGGGATGGCATCTGACAGCAGGTCCTTGTTGAGAACTTCAGTCGAGCCATATTTCCCCTGCGAGGTCGTCGTCTGGAAGGTATTGTTGTGATGATCAAACAACGGACCCGCTGGAGTCCGCTCAGCGTCTGAAGAGTACAATTTCACCTGAACAGGCCGGACATACTGACGAAGAGATAAAATCCGCGAGATCCCGACCTTTGAAACAACAAGCTTGCTGGAAAGGTACTCAATTCTTGATCTAGCCCCAGTCAACTCTCTTCTCATCAGAATAGTCAACTGTATTCTGTACAataaacttgaagaaacaaaacAAGAGAATTCAACCTCGGTAGTCTAGCAAAGAAAGCGATTCCCAACGGCAATAAACTGCTTCACTCATTTATATATACTATATATCCGTAGATAAACGGGCTTATCGTCGTGCTCATCGGCCTTGATCTGGTTGCTCACAAATGAACTTACCCCCACTACTCCCTCAGTGTTCTCGAAACGACGTCAACTCGTACGCCCGCGCCCAGCCCGCATCGCCTTGCAATCTTGGGGAGGGGCAGAACACACGTAAATGAGATAAAGCCGTTTTGACAGCACGTCAGAGTGTGTCGCGCTGGCGTGGTGTCCACGGAAGATATTACAGTAATGAGGACATTTTCGATGTAAGGTTCTTTGATAGCGATCTATATGTATACATGTGTCGGAGTTAAGAGAAGTTTTGCAGACTACATGAATATTACCTTTATTGCATCTCTTTTTCTCTTGCCtcttttttctctcttGTATAGCTTTTGAGTAATTCTTTGCACTTGGGCACATTGGTCGGGTGTAAACTCAGTCGTCTCGTCCGGAAAATGATACTCGTATTTTCTGCCATTGATGGCGTTGTAGTATCTGACAGAGGTGATTAATGCACGAGTTGTATGCGTGTGGAAGGCTTGTTGAAACCTTTTTTTGATGCGGCGATAGCCTTCTGACATtttattcttcttgctcatCGCCCATCTTCTAAGCGCTTCGCGTTTCCCGTAGGCGTGCTTGGGGACTTCGGAGGTTGGAGGTAACTGGATGCTTCGGATGCTCACGGTATCGAAGTCGAATTGAGGGTCTTGCGAATAATTTTGAGACGAGCTGGAATGGTGACACTCGTCAAAGACTGTGAGCCAACCAAACAGATCGCTTCTGGCGCGGGTAGAGTTTCTTGGCTCAATAAATTGTATAATTTCGTTAACAAACATTTTGCCGACTTCCCACTTGTCAAACATCAGGTCGgcctcatcttcctcttcgtcaGTCCTGAGCTTGTGTTCTAGTTCTTTTTGGGCGTTGTAACTTTCTAGGATCTGTCCCGCCCAATGCTGGAAAATAGACCTTGTGGACTCGTCGGCGGCTTCTTTGAACAGAATCCATCTCTTGACGACTCGATCGAGGCCAATCATTATCTCAGCAGCGCGAGAATCAACAGTGCATTCCAGCAGTAGCTCTAGAAGAATTATTAATGTCTTGTTAGTCAACCCATTGGAGGCATTCAGCTCGATGAGAATATTAATCACTTTTTCAAGACCTTTACTCACCTCTATCGCCAGGGTTATGAAGGCAATTTTGAATAGCTCGCTGCAGCCGATGAAGTATACATCGTTCGCAGCAATCCGGTTCTCGGAGTTGGATTCGATCTGAAAGTTAAGCGATTTGATGAGAACCACGGGGAAATAGTTTAGTAAAGACCATTTGCGAATGATCCTTCTCACACCAGGCTCAAATGCATCTTTTGCTTCCACTTTGCTGTACCTGCCGTCGAATTTTTGCAGTATTTGCTGTCCTGACTTCATATTCTCGATAGCTTCGGATAAATGAGGGATCCAGATCTTTGGAAAGAGCTTGTCGCATGTGTGTAAAAAATTTCCAACACTCTGCTCTGCTGACCCGAGGTGGTCATATCTGTCCAATGCTTGGTTTAATCGGACCATCTGGGGAACGATGGCCAACGTTAATCTTGTTAGAAAATTGGCGCTTGGATGAGCTCCCGGGAAATATTCTACCAATAGGAGAGCCATTTGGGCGTTAAGCTCTGCCAAATCGAAGGAAGAATTGCCTCCTAGTACGTTTGGCGTGAAGAGTTGCAGATCGGAATCAATATCGGCTCTTTCTGACAAAATTGAGAAATCTAGAACGCTGTCACTCTCGGTACTGAGCAGATGAGCGACGACGTTATTTTCCTCAGATACAACTGCGGCATCCCAATCTCTCCCGCTGTGTTCGTGGTAGCATCTTCGCGAGATATCGTATACTTtattgatcttttgcttcaagaagagcttcTGCCGTTTTTGTTCCTCTACCGTGAATGTGTCCTGCAAAATGGAGATCCTCGAAAAATGGTTATAAGTGAACGATCCAGTGGCGGCACTATTAATGTCTTTCAGACTTAAGGTCATAACTGATCGTTTATCTAGACATTTCACTCATCAGCGTCTTTGTGCTACAATTATTTAGGTTGAGCTGCCTTGCCAACTTTTGAATTACTGACGCGGCGCGTAGTAATACTGAAATCGAAGTTCATTCATCTGAAAGAAATACAAAACCTATACATACCTGATAGTAAAAGGATTATGCTTCTTAGTCAAACAAACCGAAACCCATgtcttcatcctcttcctctgattcttcttcagcagcagcttcttccttaGCTTCACCAGCAccagaagcagcagcggcagctGGGGCAGCGGAAGCGTACTTCTCAGGGTTCTCAATTCTGTCGACCAATTCCTCAATCTCAGGGTAGACGTATTTGGAAGCAATGGCGACGGCCAACAAGTTCTTGTAGTTGTTGATCAAAGTGTGACCAACGGATGGCAAGGTTGGGTAACCGATAGCCAAAGAGATGGAAGCGATGGTGCTGACAGCAGAGACAAAGTGGGAGACCAATTCATCGTCGGTGATATCCAAGATGGAAGATGGGAAGACTTGGCCGTTGTCGTAGACTTGGACGATGGTCAAACCGTAGGTGAACGGAGAGATGTTCAACAAGTTCAACAAGGAAGCCTCAGATGGACCGACCTTGTTACCAGCTTCAACGACCTTGACGTCAGAGACAATTTCAATGGTACCTCTGGCAATCTTGGTTGGGACACCCAAAGcttggaagaaagaggtCTTACCTGGTTCCATACCGGTGTTCACGGCAGTGACCCAGATGTCCTCTGGAGCCACAGCACCGGCTCTGGCTGGAGCAGCGACCTTGTTGGCAACGATAACCTCCTTGATGTCCTTCAAGGATTCGTTGGTGAAGACGAAACCAACGTTACCCTTAACGAAAGGCAACAATTTTTCGTAGTCTGGTAGTTCAGCAATGAAATCTCTGATGGCTCTTCTAACCATAGTGTTC
The nucleotide sequence above comes from Torulaspora globosa chromosome 6, complete sequence. Encoded proteins:
- the RPP0 gene encoding 60S ribosomal protein uL10 (ancestral locus Anc_4.170): MGGIREKKAEYFAKLREYLEEYKSIFVVGVDNVSSQQMHEVRKALRGKGVVLMGKNTMVRRAIRDFIAELPDYEKLLPFVKGNVGFVFTNESLKDIKEVIVANKVAAPARAGAVAPEDIWVTAVNTGMEPGKTSFFQALGVPTKIARGTIEIVSDVKVVEAGNKVGPSEASLLNLLNISPFTYGLTIVQVYDNGQVFPSSILDITDDELVSHFVSAVSTIASISLAIGYPTLPSVGHTLINNYKNLLAVAIASKYVYPEIEELVDRIENPEKYASAAPAAAAASGAGEAKEEAAAEEESEEEDEDMGFGLFD
- a CDS encoding aldo-keto reductase superfamily protein, translating into MATNQQFVTLNNGNKIPAVGIIGTGTAWFKKQGQEEVISPELIEQIKYALSLPGVIHIDAAECYNTYVEVGKALEQSNRPRDQIFITDKFSPQANDGRTVSESFERGLARMGVDYVDLYLIHCPFISRQGYSLEDAWSELEALYESGKAKNIGVSNFRVSDLQRILKSGKVKPQVNQIEFHAFLQNQTPGIFQFCQQQQIQLEAYSPLAPLQRKSDELKTAAGAPFYHYLEQLASKYNKSEALILLRWVTKRHVIPVTTSSKPARVKDAQENLFTFDLTDQEVDQITSLGLLHKPLRLYWNEVYADYDSQAQQPL
- the IMO32 gene encoding Imo32p (ancestral locus Anc_4.172), with protein sequence MRRELTGARSRIEYLSSKLVVSKVGISRILSLRQYVRPVQVKLYSSDAERTPAGPLFDHHNNTFQTTTSQGKYGSTEVLNKDLLSDAIPSVELAYDLVKDHTCQFIPEKPSIIILHGLFGNRMNNRSIGRELNELLERDVYLPDLRNHGASPHIGRHDYTSMALDVERFIAEKILNRPDAKKPIIVGHSMGAKVAMSVVLRKPELCSMLVSIDNAPVATPPMNAFPRYTKKLLQIINDPGIQTAKQAEEALKEVEEKSVVRQFLLTVLQRVKDEETGQWKFKSRIPLGILNDAIVKGNISNWEFNPWVHRFTGPSLFIRGIRSHYVADEYLADIGNFFPNFEVRDIDAGHWVNTEKPRECVQNIVEFVERHEDELKASRL
- the SPO77 gene encoding Spo77p (ancestral locus Anc_4.171), producing the protein MTLSLKDINSAATGSFTYNHFSRISILQDTFTVEEQKRQKLFLKQKINKVYDISRRCYHEHSGRDWDAAVVSEENNVVAHLLSTESDSVLDFSILSERADIDSDLQLFTPNVLGGNSSFDLAELNAQMALLLVEYFPGAHPSANFLTRLTLAIVPQMVRLNQALDRYDHLGSAEQSVGNFLHTCDKLFPKIWIPHLSEAIENMKSGQQILQKFDGRYSKVEAKDAFEPGVRRIIRKWSLLNYFPVVLIKSLNFQIESNSENRIAANDVYFIGCSELFKIAFITLAIEVSKGLEKVINILIELNASNGLTNKTLIILLELLLECTVDSRAAEIMIGLDRVVKRWILFKEAADESTRSIFQHWAGQILESYNAQKELEHKLRTDEEEDEADLMFDKWEVGKMFVNEIIQFIEPRNSTRARSDLFGWLTVFDECHHSSSSQNYSQDPQFDFDTVSIRSIQLPPTSEVPKHAYGKREALRRWAMSKKNKMSEGYRRIKKRFQQAFHTHTTRALITSVRYYNAINGRKYEYHFPDETTEFTPDQCAQVQRITQKLYKREKRGKRKRDAIKVIFM